TCAACGAAGCGGTTCTGCATCGTGCGCATCACAAAGTCTTTCCATGTTGGATATTTGCTCATCCACGAATCCATGTACTCGACCGGAATCATCCACATTTCCACATCGTCCTCTGCCACGGCCATGATTTCACTTTTCGCCTCTTGCATACAGCAGGTAAATGACATTGCGCAACCGTCGCTGGCATTCAGGTAGTACATTAAAAGTTCCCTCCCGTCGGGCTGCATCATAGATACCTTTACGGTGCCCTGCATTACAATCGGCATATAAAGCAACTGTTGACCGATGCTGATAATCACCTCGCCTTCTTCAGCAGTTTTTCTTCTGCCAACGGCCATAATTTCAGCCATTAATTCAGGTTCAAAAAGTTCTTTTACCGATTCTGTGATTTCCATTCTACAAAAATACAAAATTCTGCCGCTCTTTATCAGTTATCAGGCGCTGGCCATCTTCAGTTTTACGGAACATCATGATTAGTTTTAAGTAACCAATGTTACCTTCGGCTGAATTCTGTTAGAGTAACTTTGCATCACGGAAAAGAGATTAAAGGAGAATAGCTTATCTATGAAA
The window above is part of the Kaistella faecalis genome. Proteins encoded here:
- a CDS encoding Crp/Fnr family transcriptional regulator is translated as MEITESVKELFEPELMAEIMAVGRRKTAEEGEVIISIGQQLLYMPIVMQGTVKVSMMQPDGRELLMYYLNASDGCAMSFTCCMQEAKSEIMAVAEDDVEMWMIPVEYMDSWMSKYPTWKDFVMRTMQNRFVEMLKALDMVVFNGLDVRLINYLREKSRISGKTVINVSHEEIANDLASSRVVISRLLKKLENDGKVLLYRNQIKLLKDF